GCGGCCTACGGGCTCGGTTTTTCGTGCGCGACGGGCGACAAGGCCGTCGTCGCGGCGCTCGTGGCCCGGTCGCTTTCGCTCGCCGAGACGAGCGCGAAGGGCGCCGCGGACGAACCCGGAGGCGTGAAGCTCGATCCCCGCGTGGCGATCGCGCGGGCCATCGGCCGTTGCGGCGCGGAGCAGAGCGAGCCGACGCTCGTCGCGTGGCTCTCGGGCACGGAGGCGCAGGCCTCGGCCGCGGCGTTCGCGCTGGGGGATCTCGCCGCGGTGAAGGAGCGGCTCCGCGAGGAGACGCTGGCGGCGCTCCTGAACCTCGCGGCCGGCAGCGCGTCGGCGCCGCCCGCGCCCGAGGGGCTCTTCGCCATCGGGAGGCTCGAGAACGTGCCGAACACGGTGACGACGCGCCTGCGTGATGTCGCCGGCGCGCGCCTCGCCGAGCCCGGTCCGTACCGGATCTTCGCCGTCCGCGCGCTCGGGCGCGCCGGGCCGGAGGCCGCGGCGGATCTCGGGCGTGTGCTCGCCGGGGCGACGCTCTTCAGCGCGGCCGAACGCGCGGAGGCGGCGCGCGCGCTCGCGCGGCTCGGCGGCGCGGGACAAACCCAGCTCGCGGCCACGCTGCCCGCGCTCGTCCCGCCGGGCGGGGCCGTCGCGCTCACGGCGCTCGGCGAGGAGATCGGCGTCCTCCTGGCCACGCTCGACGCGCTCGAGCCCAAAAACAAGGCGAAGAAGTGGCTCACGGATCTGGCCTCGATGGAGCCGCCGCCCTCCGCGCCGGTGACGGTGCTCCGGCGTCTGTCCTGGATCCGGTGCAGCGCGGCGGCGGCGCTCGCGGGCGCCGACGTGCGGGATCCCCGGCTCACGCGCTGCGACGTCACGGCGGCGCTCGCGGCGGGGGACGGCGCGGACGCGGGCGCGAAGGCGCCGGGGCAGCCCGGCTCGATCGGCGCGCGCGTGATGGTGAAGGTGCTCGATCGAGCGCCGATCGAGGGGGCGCGGCGCGTGGTGTTCCTCGCGCACGCGAAGGGTGGTGATCTGCGGGCGCGCGAGGCCGCGATCGAGCTCCTGCCCAAGCACGAAGAGCTCTCCGAGGAGGCGGCTCCGATCCTCGAAGCGGCGCTCACGGCCGAGGCGCCGGGCCTCGTCTCGACGGCGGCGGGGGTGATCGCGCAGAAGCCGAACCTCGCGTCCGAGCCGGAGAAGCGCAAGAAACGCGGCAAGAAGAAGAAGGGCGCGGAGGACGAGGCCGCCGCGGAGGAGGCCGTCACGCGGCCGCCGTCGCCCGCGATCGTGAAGGCGATCGTCGCGGCGCTCGGCCGCGCCGACGTGGAGAACGATCCCGAACACGTGAGCTCGATGATCGACGCGGCAGGCGCGCTCGGCCTGAAGGAGACGCTCCCCCGGCTCGAGGAGCTCTGCCGCTCGTCGTGGCCGGAGCTACGCAAGCGCGCGGCGAAGGCCATCGGGCTCGTCGCGGGCAAGACGCCGGCGTGCAAGGCGCCGGCGGGCGGCGGGCCGAAGCCAACCGAGCTCGACGCGCGCGCGGCGGGCCAGGTGACGCTCAGCCTGGAGACGGACGTCGGCGAGGCAACGCTCGTGCTCGACGCGGACGTCGCGCCGGTGGCCGTCACGCGGATCGTCGATCTGGCGAAGGCCGGATACTACGACGGGATGGTCGTGCACCGCGTGGTGCCGGGCTTCGTGACGCAGCTCGGCGCGCCCTTCGGCGACGGCTACGGCGGCCCGTCGGGCAAGGCGCCGCTGCGCTGCGAGACCTCGCCGATCCCGTTCGAGCCGCTCACCGTGGGCGTGGCGCTCGCGGGCCGCGACACCGGCTCGAGCCAGATCTTCGTGATGCACGCGCGCCACCCGCACCTCGACGGTCAGTACGCGTGGATCGGCCGCGCGACGGGGCCGTGGAGCTCGTTCGTCGACGGAGACCTCGTGCACAAGGTCTCCGTCAAGCCCTGAGCCCGCGAGGCTCAGCCTTGCTGCCCGTGTTTCTTCTTCTTGCCGTTCTTGCGGCGCATCTCGTCGCCGCTATCGCCGTGGCCCACCTGGAAGATGTGGAACCGCCCGCCCCGCGCGAGCACGTCGGCGGGCTTCGGCCGCTCGCGCGCGAGGTCCATGAACCGCTGCTGCGAGCGCACCGGCGTCGCGCCCGCGGGCGTCGCGACCCGCGTGTAGCCGCCGTCCGCGTTGAGCGCCCACGTCTTCGCCGTGTCGGCCGCGAGCGTCGCGAGCATGTCCTCGGCGCGTGAACGCGCGGCCGGGTCGAGCAGCGGCACGAGCAGCTCGACGCGGCGGTGGAAGTTCCGCGGCATCCAGTCCGCGCTGGAGAAGTAAAACTCCTCGCTCCCGCCGTTCGCGAACCGGAAGATCCGCTTGTGCTCGAGGAACCGGTCGATGAGCGCGCGCACCTGGATCCGCTCCGAGAGCCCCGGGATCCCCGGCCGCAGGCAGCAGATGCCGCGCACGAAGAGCCGGATGTCGACGCCGTGCTGGCTCGCCGCGTAGAGCGCGTCGATCACGTCCACGTCCACGAGCGCGTTCATCTGCGCCACGATCTCCGCCTTCCGCCCCGCGCGCGCGTGCTCCGTCTCGCGCGCGATGAGCCCGAGGATCGCCTCGTGCAAGCCGAGCGGCGCCACCACCAGCCGGTTCCACCGCGGCGGCGCGCTGTACCCCGTGAGCAGGTTGAAGAGCGAGGTCACGTCCTCGCCGAACTCGCGGTTCGCCGTGAAGAGGCCAACGTCCGTGTAGAGGCGCGCCGTGTGCGGGTTGTAGTTGCCCGTCGAGAGGTGCACGTACCGCCGCAGTTTGTCCTTCTCGCGCCGCACCACGAGCAGCGCCTTCACGTGTGTCTTCAGCCCGAGCAGGCCGTAGATCACCTGCGCCCCGCTCTGCTCCAAAGTCCGCGCCCACTGGATGTTCGAGGCCTCGTCGAAGCGCGCCTTGAGCTCGACGATCGCCGTCACCTGCTTGCCGTTTTCTGCGGCGCGCGCGAGCGCCTTCACGATCGGCGAGTCGCCGCCGGTGCGGTAGAGCGTCTGCTTGATCGCGAGCACGTTCGGATCGTCGGCCGCGCGCGAGATGAACTCGACCACCGGGTCGAACGAGTCGTACGGGTGGTGCAGGAAGACGTCCCGCTCGCGGATCACGGCGAACGGATCCTCCACCTCGCGCAGCGCCACCGGCACCTGCGGGGTGAAGCGCTCGTCGCGTAGATCCCGCCGGTCCTCCTCGCCCACCACCGAGACGAGATCCGCGACGCTGAGCGGCCCCGAGACGCGGTAGACGTCGAGGTTCGGGTCGATGCCGAGCGCGCGGCAGAGGCGCTGCACGCTCGCGCCCACGCCACCACCGACGCCGATCTCCACGCGCACCGCGTTGCCACGATCGCGGCGGCGCAGCTCGGCCTGGATCGTCTCGAGCAGGTCCTCGCCCTCCTCCTCGTCGATCTCGAGGTCCCAGTTGCGCGTCACGCGGAACGGGTACGTGCCGCGCAGCCGCGAGACGGGGAAAAACTCCTTCACGTGACGCGCGATCACGTCCTCGAGGAGCACGAACGCCCGCGCGCAGCCCTCGACCTTCACGCGCATCAGGCGGCTCAGCATCGGCGGCACCTGGATCACGCCGAAGCCGGGCTCCTCGCCCTCGTGCTCGCGGCTGAACATGATGCCGAGGTTGATGCTCTTGTTGCGCAGGTGCGGGAACGGGTGGCCGGGGTCGATCGCCAGCGGCGTCAGGATCGGGAAGATGTCCGTGCGGAAGCGCTCGTCGAGCACCGCGAGCTCGTGCGCGTCGAGCTCCTCCGGCCGCACGATGCGCACGCCGACCCGGTGCAGCGCCGGCAGCATCTCCGTGTTCCAGAGCCGGTAGGCGTTGTCGAAGAGCGCGTGCGCCCGCGTGCTGATCGCGTCGAGCTGCTGCTTCGGCTTCATGCCGTCGGGCGGGACCTCGGTGATCGTGCGGTGGATCTGCGCCTGCAGGCCGGCCACGCGCACCATGAAGAACTCGTCGAGGTTCGAGAAGAAGATCCCGAGGAACTTCAGCCGTTCGAAGAGCGGCACCTCCATCGAGCCGGCCTCGGAGAGGACACGCGCGTTGAACTCGAGCCACGAGAGCTCGCGGTTCAGGTACTGCGCCGGATCCGAGTCGCCCGGGGCCGGGAGCATGGACGAGTTGCGCGAAGGGACGACGACATCGGGCGTGGGAGGGGTCTCGACCGTCACGGCCGGTAGTCTAGCCCAGTCGATCGCTCGGAGGCTCGTGAGAAGGCAGCTCGCGGCAGGCCGCTCGGCTCCTTGCGGCGTGTGCTTTCTGCTAGCGTGGCGCGCCATGGAGATCTGGCGCTCTCCTCTGGACTTTCGCTCTGCGTGTGAAGAAGCGCGGCGGCGCGGCGCGCGCGTCGGCCTCGTTCCCACGATGGGAGCCCTGCACCGCGGCCATCAGACGTTGATCGAGGAGGCCCGCAAGCGCGCCGACTTCGTCGTCGTCTCGATCTTCGTCAACCCCACGCAGTTCGGCCCGAACGAAGACTTTTCGCGGTATCCGCGCGACCTCGAAGGGGACGCGGCGAAGTGCGCGGCGTCGGGCGCGCGCGGCGTCTTCGCGCCGGCCCCCGCGGACATGTACCCGCCCGGCGACGAGACACGCGTGCGTGTCGGCGCCACGGCCGCGGGGCTCTGCGGCGCGCACCGGCCCGGTCACTTCGAGGGCGTGGCCACGGTGGTCGCGAAATTGTTCGCGCTCGTAGGACCCTCCGTCGCGCTCTTCGGTCGCAAGGATTATCAGCAGCTCAAGGTGATCGAGCGCTTCACGCGGGACCTCTTCCTGCCCGTCGAGGTCGTTGGTGTACGAACGGTGCGCGAGCCGGACGGGCTCGCGATGTCGTCGCGCAACGCGTACCTCTCGGCAGAGGCCCGCGGGCGGGCGCTCGCCATCCCGCGCGCGCTCGCGGCGGCCGCGCGCGCATTCGAGGCGGGGGAGCGTCGCGCCGGCATGCTGACGGCGCTCGCCCGCGGGCACGTCGCGCCGGTCGCGACGTCGATCGACTACGTGGACGTCGCCGACGCGGACTCGCTCGCCGTGCTCGGCCCCGAGGAGCACACGCCCGATCGGGCGCTGCTCGCGCTCGCCGTCCGCATCGACGGCGCGCGGCTCATCGACAACCTGGTCCTCGGCGAGGATCCGATCCCGCTCGAGCCTGAAGGAGAACGTCATGCGTGAACGCGAGGACGGAAACAACGGCGTCTTCGTCGTCTTCGAGGGGATCGACGGCGCGGGGACCACGACGCAGGCCGACAGGTACGGGTCGTTCTTGCGCGGGCGACGCCGGCTCGCGCACGTCACGCGGGAGCCGAGCGGCGGACCGATGGGCTCGTTGCTCCGGCTCGTGCTCACGCAGCGCGTGAACCTGCCGTCGAGGCACCGCGACGCGACGATGGCGCTGCTCTTCGCGGCCGACAGGCTCGATCACATCGAGGCCGAGGTCGCCCCGCACCTGCGCGACGGGTACGTGGTCATCTCGGATCGGTACGAGCTCTCGAGCATCATCTACCAGTCGATCGGCCTCGAGGACGAGGGGGCGCGCGCCGACATGATCGCCTGGATTCGCCACGCGAACCGCCACGCGCTCAAGCCCGACGTCACGGTCGTCGTCGACGTCGATCCGGAGGTCGCCGCGCAACGCAGGCGCGCCCGCGGCGGCGCGAGCGAGCTCTTCGAGGAGCCCGAGCTCCAGGCCCGCCTGGCGCGCGCTTACCTGCGCGCCGACGAGATCATCGGCGGGGATCGCCTGGTGCACGTCGACGGCAACGGCGATGTCGATACGGTCACCGACGCGATCATCCGCGCGCTCGAGCCGTACGTGGGTGAGGGGCCCTGACGAGCCGCTTCGCATGAGCGACACGGGCCACGCGCATCACTTCCTCTCGCGGCTCGACCGGCTCTCGGTGCCGCACCTCGATCTGGCCCTGTCCCTCTACCGCGACGACGCCCTGCTGCGGCACATCCTGAGCACCTCGCGTGTCCCGGAGGGCGCGGAGCGGGTGGCCGTGTCGCTCGCGGATCCCGTGAAGGGGCCTTTCCTGGTCGTCACGCGTGACGGGAAGTTCGTCACGTGCCTCGGCGAGGGGATGAGCGCCAAGAACCTCCACGTCGTCACCCGCGAGCGGCTCGACGCGGTGATCGGCCGGGTCACGCGGTTGCGCGAGCGCAGCGAGCGCGCCATCGCCGCGCAGGACAACGCCCGCGAGTTCATGAGCGCGCTCTACGATCGCGGGCCCTGGTTCACCCGCGAGCAGTTCCAGGCCGTCGCGGCGATGCAACCGTTCCTCGCGACCCACCTCTTGCGGTGGATCATCGAGGATTTCATGGACGTCCAGACGATGCGCCAGCGCCTCCTGCGCGAGGTGCCGAAGAGCGGGAAGCTACATCGGAGGTTCGACGAGCTCTTGCACGTGTTCTGGTGCCGGAGCTGGACGCTCGGGCACCTGTCGGTGCTCGCCGCGATGGACGGCAGAGCTCCCTACGAGCACCTGCCGGAGGCCGCGCGGGACCCCTTCCTGAGGCTCTCGTTCTCGTGGCTCAGCGTCTCGCAGTCGCTCGTCGGCAACGCGCTCCGTGGCCTCTGGAGCGCGGCGCGCTTCGGCAAGGAGCTGCTGCCGGTCTACAAGAAGGACAACGACAAGGCCGACACCCTCCTCCAGACGGTCGACGCCGTGTTCACGCTCGCGGTGATGGGTTGTCGTCATGCGCGGCTGCGGGCGGAGATCCGGAAGGCGCTCTCGCCGAACGACCTCCCGCCGGAGGCGCCGCGCTTCGTGGCGGCCATCCGGACGCTCGCGCTGCAGGTCCTCGACGCCGAGGACAAACACGGCCCGACGTCCGTCCTCCATCAGCACGGCCGGGAGGGAGCGACACGCGCGGTCGCGTTCGCGAAGCGACTCCCGCCGACGTCGCCCTACCATTTCAAGGAGATCGAGGACGTACCGCCGGAGATCGCGTATCGCGTCCTGCTGCTCGACGGGACGGACTTCGTGAACCATCGCGAGGCGATCGTGCCGATGACGTACGCGCTTCAATGGCTCTCGCACGCGACGGCCGACGATCTCTACCTGCCTGCCGATTACATCGCCGCTGTCCGCACCCCGTACGACCCGAGCCACGTGCTCGCGATCCTCCGCGACGATCGCAAGATCGAGAAGTCCGCCCTCGCGGAGGCGGCGAAGGCGCAGCAAACCGGCCCCGCCCGCAGCGCGCCGTGCCCGTGCGGAAGTGGGAAGAAATACAAGCGCTGCTGCGGCGAAGGCTGAGCGGGCCTCACCCCCCAACCCCCTCTCCGCACAGCGGAGAGGGGGCGAAATGCGCTGGATCCAGGTGGATACTCCCTCCCTCTCCACTGTGTGGAGAGGGAGGGTTGGGGTGGGTGAGGCCCGTGCCTGTGGAACCCCCTCTGCGCGCCCCGCTCTTCACGGGTGCCTCCGCGCTCTTCACGGGTGCCTCCACGCTCTTCACGGGTGCCTCCGCGCGCTTCACGGGTGCCTCCCCGCTCTTCACGGGTGCCTCCACGCTCTTCACGGGTGCCTCCGCGCGCTTCACGGGTGCCTCCGCGCTCTTCACGGGTGCCTCCGCGCTCTTCACGGGTGCCTCCGCGCGCTTCACGGGTGCCTCCCCGCTCTTCACGGGTGCCTCCCCGCTCTTCGCAAGGCCCTCCCCGCTCTTCGCAAGACCCTCCCCGCTCTTCGCAAGGCCCTCCCCGCTCTTCGCAAGGCCCTCCCCTCAAGGCGCGTGGCAAACCGCCTCGATGTTGTGCCCATCCGGGTCCAGCACGAACGCCCCGTAATAGTTCGGGTGATACATCGGCCGGAGCCCGGGTTTGCCGTTGTCCTTGCCTCCGGCGCGGATCGCGGCCTCGTAGAACGCGTCGACCGTCGCGCGATCCTTCGCGACCAGCGCGACGTGCTGGCGATACCCCACCTCGCCCCCCGCGCCGAGCCAGAAATCCGGCTTGCCCTTCTCCCCGAGCCCACACACGCCGGGGAACTCCATCATCACCGCATACCCGAGGGGCGCGAGGGCGGCCGCGTAAAACGCCTTGCTCTTGTCCAGATCACGGACGCCAATCGAAACGTGGTCAATCATGGGCGGGAGGATACCCGAGCGAAGGAGCCGTGTCGCCACGAATTCCTTCGCCCGGGGCGCCTCCCCGACAAACGCCCCCGTCAGTAAGCGCTCGAAGGCTCCGACGACGGCTCCGGCGCCGGCGTATCCGCGATTTCGCAGACCGCGTTCGCGATCGTCACGTCGTCGAGGTTCCAGCCCGACACCGTGAAGACGCCGCCGTTGCCCACCTCGAAGCCGAAGCGCACGCGCATCTGGGGGTTTCGGTATGCCGTGAGGTCGTACGTCACGAGCGTCCACGCCGCGTCCTTGAGCGCCGGAGGCCCGCCCGAGTTCCACACGTTGACCCACGCGTTGCCGTCGAAGACGTCGACGGTGTTCGTCATGTACGGGCCGTAATCGCTGTTCAGCCAGCGATAGAAGGAGAGCCAGAGCGAGCCCGTGCCGCTCGTGTCGAGCACGGGGCTCACGAGGTACTCGGGCGGGTGGACGGCCTCGGCCGCATATCCTCCGATGTTCACGCCCGCGATGCCGTTGTCGGCCGTCGACGTCCGGTCCGTGTCCGGGTCCTCGGCGCCGTGCGACGCGTTGCCCGGCGAGGCCTTCGCGGGGCCGATCTGCCACTCGCCTTCGAGCGTCCAGCCCGCCGCGTTGTCCGCGAACGTCTCGTGCAGGTACACGACGTACCCCTCGGCCTTGCCGCCCGTACACGACCCGGCCGAGCACGTCTCGCCCAGCGTGCACGCATTGCCATCCTCGCACGCTCCGCCCTCGTTGACCGGCACGGCCACGCAGACGCCCGTCGCGTCACATTGACCCACGTTGCAGTCGTTCGCGGCGGACGCGCAGGCCACGCCGGGCGTCGGCACCCGCTGACAAACGCCCGACGCGTCACACATCCCCGTGTTGCACTCGTCCGCGACCTCGCTGCACGCGCCGCCCTCGTTCTTGGGCGCGCCCACGCACGCTCCCGTGGCCGCTTCGCAAACGCCCCTGTTGCAGTCGTCGCCGGCGCTCGTGCAGTCCTTCGGCCCTCCCCCCTGGCAGGCGCCGGCGGCGCAGGTCTTGCCCGTCAAACACGGGTCGCCGCCTTGCTCGCAGGCGAGGCCCTCGTTGCCGGGGACGGGCTCGCAGGCCCCCGTCTGGGGGTCGCAGACCGCGACGTGACAATCGTCGGGCACGGGCGCGAAGTGACAGCTCTTCGGCGAGCCGACGCAGGCGCCGCCCTTGCAGGACGACGAGACCGTGCAGGCGTCGCTCGACACGCATGGCGCTCCGTCGAGCGCGGGCCCTTCTTCACACGAAGCCGTGGCCTCGTTGCAGGTCACGACCGAGCAGGTCGCGGCCTTCAGCCCGCAGTCGTTCTGCACGCCCCCGACACAAACGCCGGACTGGCAGGTGTCCCCCACGGTGCAAAAGAAGCCATCCTCGCAGGAGGTCCCGGCCTGGCGCGGGATGACGGCGCAGCGCCCGGCCTCCTCGTCGCAGACGGACACGAGGCAGGGCGGCGTGTCGACGAGCGAGCAATCCGCCGGGCAGCTCGTGGCCCCGAGGGTGCTCTCGCCGCCGCCCGCGCCGCCTTCGCCTTCGCCTTCGCCCTCTCCCTCTGCCTCGGTCTGGCCGCGCGTGACATCAAACGACGGCCGCGCGCACGCCGTGGCGACGACGCACACGGACGCGGCGAGAATGCGCCCCCAATTCATCCATTCCCTCATCGTGGACCCTCCAAAGCGCCGCGGGGAGGCCGGAGTCCTCGCCCGCGCGGCGCGACGACGCACCCTTGTCCGGAACGGCGCGCGTAGCCGC
The nucleotide sequence above comes from Polyangium spumosum. Encoded proteins:
- a CDS encoding YecA family protein, which produces MSDTGHAHHFLSRLDRLSVPHLDLALSLYRDDALLRHILSTSRVPEGAERVAVSLADPVKGPFLVVTRDGKFVTCLGEGMSAKNLHVVTRERLDAVIGRVTRLRERSERAIAAQDNAREFMSALYDRGPWFTREQFQAVAAMQPFLATHLLRWIIEDFMDVQTMRQRLLREVPKSGKLHRRFDELLHVFWCRSWTLGHLSVLAAMDGRAPYEHLPEAARDPFLRLSFSWLSVSQSLVGNALRGLWSAARFGKELLPVYKKDNDKADTLLQTVDAVFTLAVMGCRHARLRAEIRKALSPNDLPPEAPRFVAAIRTLALQVLDAEDKHGPTSVLHQHGREGATRAVAFAKRLPPTSPYHFKEIEDVPPEIAYRVLLLDGTDFVNHREAIVPMTYALQWLSHATADDLYLPADYIAAVRTPYDPSHVLAILRDDRKIEKSALAEAAKAQQTGPARSAPCPCGSGKKYKRCCGEG
- a CDS encoding peptidylprolyl isomerase, with product MKCQVVRRAGLVIGLAASLAACDRPSTSATDAGVDAGSDAAIVVADEARQRQEALLAAEHRRAAAEITSTDQQSRDVGVRRAAARALARIGGPEARPGLLRALADEDPEVVTWAAYGLGFSCATGDKAVVAALVARSLSLAETSAKGAADEPGGVKLDPRVAIARAIGRCGAEQSEPTLVAWLSGTEAQASAAAFALGDLAAVKERLREETLAALLNLAAGSASAPPAPEGLFAIGRLENVPNTVTTRLRDVAGARLAEPGPYRIFAVRALGRAGPEAAADLGRVLAGATLFSAAERAEAARALARLGGAGQTQLAATLPALVPPGGAVALTALGEEIGVLLATLDALEPKNKAKKWLTDLASMEPPPSAPVTVLRRLSWIRCSAAAALAGADVRDPRLTRCDVTAALAAGDGADAGAKAPGQPGSIGARVMVKVLDRAPIEGARRVVFLAHAKGGDLRAREAAIELLPKHEELSEEAAPILEAALTAEAPGLVSTAAGVIAQKPNLASEPEKRKKRGKKKKGAEDEAAAEEAVTRPPSPAIVKAIVAALGRADVENDPEHVSSMIDAAGALGLKETLPRLEELCRSSWPELRKRAAKAIGLVAGKTPACKAPAGGGPKPTELDARAAGQVTLSLETDVGEATLVLDADVAPVAVTRIVDLAKAGYYDGMVVHRVVPGFVTQLGAPFGDGYGGPSGKAPLRCETSPIPFEPLTVGVALAGRDTGSSQIFVMHARHPHLDGQYAWIGRATGPWSSFVDGDLVHKVSVKP
- a CDS encoding VOC family protein, producing the protein MIDHVSIGVRDLDKSKAFYAAALAPLGYAVMMEFPGVCGLGEKGKPDFWLGAGGEVGYRQHVALVAKDRATVDAFYEAAIRAGGKDNGKPGLRPMYHPNYYGAFVLDPDGHNIEAVCHAP
- the ppk1 gene encoding polyphosphate kinase 1 — protein: MTVETPPTPDVVVPSRNSSMLPAPGDSDPAQYLNRELSWLEFNARVLSEAGSMEVPLFERLKFLGIFFSNLDEFFMVRVAGLQAQIHRTITEVPPDGMKPKQQLDAISTRAHALFDNAYRLWNTEMLPALHRVGVRIVRPEELDAHELAVLDERFRTDIFPILTPLAIDPGHPFPHLRNKSINLGIMFSREHEGEEPGFGVIQVPPMLSRLMRVKVEGCARAFVLLEDVIARHVKEFFPVSRLRGTYPFRVTRNWDLEIDEEEGEDLLETIQAELRRRDRGNAVRVEIGVGGGVGASVQRLCRALGIDPNLDVYRVSGPLSVADLVSVVGEEDRRDLRDERFTPQVPVALREVEDPFAVIRERDVFLHHPYDSFDPVVEFISRAADDPNVLAIKQTLYRTGGDSPIVKALARAAENGKQVTAIVELKARFDEASNIQWARTLEQSGAQVIYGLLGLKTHVKALLVVRREKDKLRRYVHLSTGNYNPHTARLYTDVGLFTANREFGEDVTSLFNLLTGYSAPPRWNRLVVAPLGLHEAILGLIARETEHARAGRKAEIVAQMNALVDVDVIDALYAASQHGVDIRLFVRGICCLRPGIPGLSERIQVRALIDRFLEHKRIFRFANGGSEEFYFSSADWMPRNFHRRVELLVPLLDPAARSRAEDMLATLAADTAKTWALNADGGYTRVATPAGATPVRSQQRFMDLARERPKPADVLARGGRFHIFQVGHGDSGDEMRRKNGKKKKHGQQG
- the panC gene encoding pantoate--beta-alanine ligase — protein: MEIWRSPLDFRSACEEARRRGARVGLVPTMGALHRGHQTLIEEARKRADFVVVSIFVNPTQFGPNEDFSRYPRDLEGDAAKCAASGARGVFAPAPADMYPPGDETRVRVGATAAGLCGAHRPGHFEGVATVVAKLFALVGPSVALFGRKDYQQLKVIERFTRDLFLPVEVVGVRTVREPDGLAMSSRNAYLSAEARGRALAIPRALAAAARAFEAGERRAGMLTALARGHVAPVATSIDYVDVADADSLAVLGPEEHTPDRALLALAVRIDGARLIDNLVLGEDPIPLEPEGERHA
- the tmk gene encoding dTMP kinase, yielding MREREDGNNGVFVVFEGIDGAGTTTQADRYGSFLRGRRRLAHVTREPSGGPMGSLLRLVLTQRVNLPSRHRDATMALLFAADRLDHIEAEVAPHLRDGYVVISDRYELSSIIYQSIGLEDEGARADMIAWIRHANRHALKPDVTVVVDVDPEVAAQRRRARGGASELFEEPELQARLARAYLRADEIIGGDRLVHVDGNGDVDTVTDAIIRALEPYVGEGP